aatttgtattacgtcaaatcatattttattttaaaataatttttttggactaaattatataaaaccaaaaaagaaaaaccgcTCCCAGCGGTGGTTGGGAGATACGAttagtgtaaaaataattttattttttttgctttttctgcttatatgtatttttttaatattataaaatatatatttttaaaaataattgataacatcatttaaaaatatttttttaatcatgaaataaaaaataataattttttttctttgttggttGGTTTTAAGCAGCAGTGAGCGCTGGAAGCGGTATGAAGCATTTTCTGCAAATTAATGCGGGGCCCGTATTTATGGAGACTTCAGAGTTCAACTTCAATCACCAATTGAAAGAGTCCCCAAAAAGGCAGGTGAGGAAATTTATGTCGGCAGCGACCTTACAGAACTAGTATTGATTTTTCCATACgtatctttaaaattataatttttaaagattaattttatatataaagaaaatttttttatattaaattatgtatttttgaactaaataataataaaattttatttatttttattttttaaattattatttttatatattttaccatTAATATAACgtgttaaaaaatacaaattttatatatttaaatattatcaattttatatatgaccacttttattagtaaatattaatatatattaaaaaatactttatatcatcaatttaatataaatttaatatattaaaatcatcttaataaaaattttacaaaattaattttaatgggtatgagagaaaaaaaatagtaaaataatgtttgaagagtgaattgtagttcttcaaacttgaataaatactattcataattcttcaaaattttaaaaatacataatccaatataGACTAATTTAGAAGgatattatgtaaatatgaagatgaatataAAAATGCATAGTcaattgccaatgctcttaatCAATACATATTTGGTAACATTTTATTCTACAGATTTCGGTTTATGTaaagttgttgttttttttttttaattttatttatttattttaaatataacgGGTAGAGTTttgaattcatattttttatttgaaaaattagactCTATGTCAACAGGTCGAATTCTTAACAACATTATgatcataattttgaatttgattccATTCAGAGTCGAAAGGCTAGAAtcgtatatataaatatatacactaatcttgaaaaattaaattaaaatgtattgatattaaaatattttattctaattcttaaattgaaataattatcTAAACTAAATTTACAACATTGAATAAGATGCCacacaaaataccaaaaaatacGAAATTCTTTTGATTCATGTCATTCTCAATTTAAAGTTAACTtgatttatctataaaaaaataatttatataattttagagtaGGCAAGTTTTgtttattatcttttaaaaagtaaaaaataaaaataaaaatgagagtcttgtaaaaaaaataaaattttaaattattttttttttaaaagggtgcatataatttttacaaaaaaaaaaatctaacattACTTTTATCAAAGGACAATGGTTCCACCGATAGAATACATCGATTAgtgcatatttttaaaaaaaataagttcacACACCGCACataatatcttttaaattttttattttattttatcaaatgtttgatatatagataataaataaataaatttaattaatttaagaagaataaacttaaaaaaatttaaaacaaaaatgtaatatgtgatatgtgaatttatgtattacaaaactctttttttaacattaagAAATGtactgaattttttattttctgaaacaTTTATctctaataaaagaaaaaagatgccAAGAATGGATCCGAGGACATAACTTTAACATAAAAAAGGAGGAGAGCAGTTTGAAAACCCAGAGGAAAACATGTGGCCGTTTTAGGTATTCAATGCTTTCTCCGATCAAAAATCATCCTCACTCGTTCTTACGTACTTTAGCATTAAGGTACTCTAAAGCTAATGTGGCGTGAGGATGTAAAAGTGAGAGCGTATCTCTAAAAAGCTCAAGGCGGTGAGCTAAGAAGGTCAAGTTCTGGAACGTCCCGTGTGTTTTAACATGTGTCTCCCACTAAAGATCAGTGTCCGTCCAAAAGACGTTACAAACCGAATAATGCATCATAAATGGCCAATCGCCTTCATCCGCGCTTTTTGCGTCTTTACTGGCGAGTTGACTCAACCAAGGAAGGACTATGTGATTGGACTTCCAAACCAAATCGAACGAAATCCACGTCAAATTGTACTTTCAAATGATTTCTCATCAtacatttcaaaataatttgttttatataagtaaaatgcTTAGGCTCTGTTAGCTCTcactggtattttttttttcttattgttttAAGTACGTacgtattttttaataatattataatttttttttaaatatttaaaaaaagaccaaaaacaaaaacacacattaTAACGGTAGCCATAACGCTACCCTTTAtataagaatatttattttcttaaaagtaGTGGACGTGATTTATATACCTTAAAATAAAACAGTAtgaactattattatttttagttagtCATACTTGGAGGCCAACCAAGTGGTTTTTCGTAAACAAATGGGGATAAATTTtgaattacaaaattatttaatcTTACAACTGTTGTGTGATGTgaatttcttttacttatttttttgaaatcgataatgttatatataattttagagtgTATAAGTATcgaatatttagtattattaaataaatattttttcatacgaatttgagatttattcacttttttttaagaaaaatgcatACGACTTGCATAtcttaaaaatacaaatataattttgagATCACACATCTAGCTACTACTCAATTATAGTACCGATTGCATTTGCACCTTTGATTTTTTGaacaattttatcatttaaaaaaaaaagaaaaaagaaagagcatCCGTTTAACGGGGCTTGATTTTGTTCATCCATGGCCGTGGGCTTTTAGTTTATCCCCAGCTAGCCTCAAAGTTAATTACGAGGAACATGAAGAAATTATTAAGTCACTCTAGAGCAACCACCACGACTTGTTTTCCAACATTGCGGCCTGTAAAGAGTTCAACTAGAGCCGCCGGCCCACTCTCAAGGCCTTGTGCTTTGTCTTCAACGTCTACAATCTTTCCTTCATTGATGTAAGGCAGAACCAACTCCAAAAACTTGAGATAAAGATGGTAGTAATCCGGAACCAGGAAGCCTTCCATGCGGACACGTTTCGCAACCAGATAGATTAGATTGTGAACACCTTCGGCTTGGCCGAGGTTGTACCGTGAGATCATCCCGCACATGGCAATGCGGTCGCCAATCCTCATGTTTAGAAGCACTGCATCCAGCATCTTTCCCCCAACATTCTCCCAGTTTTCCGACAAACCATCAAACCATGTTTTCCGACACAATTAGGAAAGAAGTGTACTGCTACTGACCTTTTCAAAGCTGCATTCAAGTCAGGCTCTTCTTTGTAATTGAAACCGTCGTCAAACCCAAACTTGTTTTTCAGTAGATCCACCTTTTGTTGCACAAATGATCGATGAGAGGAAAAACAAGACAGAACAAATTAAGAAGAAGCTGGAGTTAATGAGGTTGCTCCCTCTGTTAACTCAATCAACTAtctatttaacattattatgcACCCCTTTTCCTTGCTACCAGCGCTCCCAACAACATAGCAACCCTGCAACTTTGCAGACTGACCAACAAGCTGACCAACTGCTCCTGAAGCCGCTGAAATGAACACGTACtgtcctttctttggagagcaaATCTCATAAAATCCAATATAAGCAGTCATACCAGGCATACCTACACATCACAGATCATATTATTGAATTCTAGAGCTCTGGGAATCAACTTAGACATCATATTAATCttagaaaataatatagaatGGTCGGGATACATTGGATTTTGCAAACCAAAATATAGAATATCGTAATATCCATATTCCTTTTCCAGCATCTATCAGCAAAATAAATGGAGAAGAAGCTTAATTACCAAGGATTCCAGTATAGTAGGAAAGAGGAACATCAGTGTGTTGGATTTTAGTCAATGTGTCTGCTGCTGGTTTGGTAAGGACGCTATATTCTTCCCACCCGGTTATTCCCCAGACCAAGTCGCCTTTCTCAAAGTTTGGGTGCCCACAAACCAAAATTTCAGCCACTCCGTATCCTCTGATTGGCTGCATGCATGCCAGCTTCAATGTCAAACAATTTTGATCACATCGACACGCATTCAACAATgttgatttcatttttcatttcttatcGGTGACATTCCAAACGAGAACTTCAAAAAGACAGAAAGGGTGAATGGGATTGTGAGTACGTAGTATTAGAAACAAGGTATAGACTAGAACACAGAGAGAAACTTTCTAACTTTCCCTTCATGTATTATATTGTACTGTATAACTGGATATTCCTTTTGTAACAGATTTCATTTCTACAAATGAGGACATTACATGTGTATAACAGAAAATTATTCTTGAACATTATGGCTTGTCATACTCTTTGCCGAGGTGTCTTGATCATGTGAGGTAGAATTACTGATATGCCCTTGCGAGCCAAGCATGTTTGGAAGTACAGTGAGGCTCGATCTTAGAGTGGAAAATCTGGAAGTGGATAAGGGCTTTGTAAAAATATCAGCAAGCTGGTCTTTGCTTGAAAGAAAATAGACTTGAAGAGCTTTAACTTGAATTCTATCCCTtacaaaatgataattaatgtCTACATGTTTAGTCCTTGAATCCTAACTTAGACAAGAGAGATTGTATCCATAGTAATTCACACGTGCCATGTGCAAGAGACTTGTATTCGGCTTCTGTGCTTGATTGAACTATCGTAGACTGTTTCTTTGAGCTCCATGACACCAAGTTTTTGCTGTAGAAGACACAATAACCCCCAATTGATTTTCTGTCATCAGGGCACCCTACCCAATCCGCGTCAATATATGCAGCCAAAGATGAAGTAGAAGATGGTTGAATAAGTAAACCAAACTATTGAAGGGTATGTTTCAAGTAGCGTAGAATACGCTTGACACTTTGCCAATGGTAAATGCATGGGGCATGCATATATTGACAAACGCGGTTGACAGAGAAAGCAAGATCTGGTCTGGTGAAGAGCAAGTACTGCAAGCTACCCACTACACTTCTATATAACGTAGGATCTTCTACGGATGATGAATCAAAAGCAGACAACTTAGTGGAGGGGGACATGGGACTGCTAATTGACTTACAGTTTAGCATATTCATCTTTTTGAGCAAATCCAAAATATACTTTTTCTGAGAGATAAAAAGTCCAGTAGCATTTCGTTGACATTCAAGTCCCAAGAAATAATGTAAATCCCCAAGATCCTTAAGAGGAAAATCAGTGCTTAAAGTAGTAATAAGTTGAGCAATAACACTCGGACTAGAACCAATAAGCACAATGTCGTCAACATAAACTAAGAAGTAGATAACCACATTCTGATGCCGATAAATAAACAGAGAGGTGTCAGATTTAGAAATAACAAATCCCAACTCCAATAACTGAGAATTAAGTCGCGCGTACCAAGTGCGTGGAgcctgttttaggccatacagaGCTTGATTCATTTTGCAAACATAATGAGGAAATTGAGGATGTGTAAACCTAGGTGGTTGAGTCATGAATACATTTTCATCAATGGTCCCATGCAAAAACGCATTTTGGACATCTAACTGGTGAATCTTCCAACCAGAGGAGATTGCAATAGAAAGTACTAACCGGATCAAAGTTGGCTTGATCACAAGGCTAAATGTTTCATTGTAGTCCAAGCCTTCAAGTTGACTGTAGCTACCAGTCTTGCTTTTCTTCGTTCAACAGATCCATTTGACAGGTGCTTTGTTTTGAAAATCCAACGGCAGCCAACAATATTATGATTTGGAGCAGGCGGGACCAGCGACCAAGTGTTTGTGGTCATGAGGGCATCAAGTTCCAACTGCATTGCACTCCTCCATTCGGGATACTTGGAAGCTTGAGTAACTTAAGTTGGTTCCTGTGGAATTTCAGTGGAGGTAACATGGGCGTGCGGTGGAGGCCACAGAGTGGTGCtgtcagttcttactttggggCAAGTTATATTAGCCTTGGATCTAGTTTGCATGGGATGAACCGATGTAATGGTGGGGGGAATTTCAggggaagaagatgatgagaGAGGTGGAGAAGTATCAGGACATAAGGGATCGAGTGGTGCCATTGATGAGGTTGGGTCTAGAGGAGAACTTAATGGGCTAGAATGTGCATGGGTAGTGGACGATGGGGTTACAGGCCTTGTTATGTGTTGATTAGAAGAAGGCCCATGAGAAAAGGAAGGCCCAAGAGATTGAAGGGGAGAGAATAAGGGTAACTGAGTGTGAGTGTCGTTGGGTTTGAGTGCAGATTCGGATGTGGACATAGAGAAgggaaaattattttcatcaaaTAAGACATCTCTTGAGATATACATTTTTGCCGTGGGAACGTGAAAACACATGTAACCATGATGAGAAGAACTGTATCCAAGAAACACACATGGGAGAGATatgaaatggagtttgtgtTTGTTGTATGGCCTAAGATTAGGCCAGCATTGGCAGCTGAAAGTCTTTAAAAACATATAATCTGGTTTTTGATTAAATAAAACTTCAAAAggtgatttattatttaaaatgggAGTGGGGAGTCTGTTGATGAGGAAGACAGCAGTGACAAAAGCATCAGACCAATAAGAATGAGGGAGAGAAGAATGATTAAGGAGTGCAAGACCTGTTTCCACTATATGTCTGTGTTTTCATTCTACTGGCCTGTTTTGAGAGTGAGCATAAGGACAAGAAAGGTGATGAGAGATACCAAAAGATTGTAACACACGTTTAAGAGATCTAAATTCGCCACCCCAATCCAATTGTAATGCACGAATTTTTGTATTAAAGATAGTTTCTACATTACGCTTGAAAGATAAAAAGACTGTGACTACATCGAATTTACATTTTAATGGAAAAATCCAAATAAACCTACTGTAGTCATCAACAAAGGATAGGTAATATCGAAAACCACCATGAGATAGCATTGGCGCAGAACTCCACACATCAGTTAAAAGAAGGTGGAGAGGAGCTGGTGATCGAAAAGAGGCTTGACCATATGGGAGTTGATGAAGTTTGGCCTTGCAACAGGAAGAGCATAATCCCTTGGAGGAAGACGACTTTATGGGAAGGGAAACTTGTGAAATTATTCTGTCAACTAAGTGCATGGATGGATGACCTAGCTGAACATGCCATTGGAAAGAGGAAACATGTTCACCAACATGAGCTTGAGGAGATGGAATTGTTTGAGGAAACACATACATTCCATCCTAGTGAGGCCTTGAAGAAGAACTTGATGGGTTCGAGAATCCTTTacacaaaagaaagaagagtgaaattcaaaatatatacaattatcTTCACACAATTGTCTgacagaaattaagtttttggaAATTGAAGGAACATGATataatgttgcccagatgattaACATAAGagggggagtgaattgagttgtattaaaaaaaataacaattataaatcaaatatacaatataaaatataaacaaaatacgaaataacaataaatataaagagtaagggtaataaagaagcaaactcagtatgttaacaaggttcaatcccactacctacgtcctcgcctcaagctaccccttgaggatccccaaattcactatttgacctccttcaggtggagatagaaacctattatacatttgaacaataccgctacaaaggatccgtttATAACAACCTTTACACTTGCaattaccttacacgtggtgattcaactattccttgtatagaacactttttacacacacaagggttatacacaccattttactgatacaagagctgatagtgggtaggttatcagaaaacactcttcaatgagtgaaataaaaacaatacagcgcaaactatatatctttcaaaatgaacaaagattaaggttcaatacttagagaagagagaacgaaagttttgaatgaatgttgtatgttctgaatgttgtaaatgtgaaactctcaaatgatctatttatagacatataagacttcatattcaaatttaaaaagatttacatgtcaaagacaacatcattcactttttcaaaaa
This genomic interval from Carya illinoinensis cultivar Pawnee chromosome 2, C.illinoinensisPawnee_v1, whole genome shotgun sequence contains the following:
- the LOC122295158 gene encoding 2-alkenal reductase (NADP(+)-dependent)-like isoform X1; this encodes MAIVGGSEEATVVVRNKQVILREYVPASGFPKESDMCVTTIGTIKLMLPDQVGSDGVLVKNLYLSCDPSQRSRMTKYEPSTNICMPHAFTIGKPIRGYGVAEILVCGHPNFEKGDLVWGITGWEEYSVLTKPAADTLTKIQHTDVPLSYYTGILGMPGMTAYIGFYEICSPKKGQYVFISAASGAVGQLVGQSAKLQGCYVVGSAGSKEKVDLLKNKFGFDDGFNYKEEPDLNAALKRSVADGLSENWENVGGKMLDAVLLNMRIGDRIAMCGMISRYNLGQAEGVHNLIYLVAKRVRMEGFLVPDYYHLYLKFLELVLPYINEGKIVDVEDKAQGLESGPAALVELFTGRNVGKQVVVVALE
- the LOC122295158 gene encoding 2-alkenal reductase (NADP(+)-dependent)-like isoform X4; protein product: MAIVGGSEEATVVVRNKQVILREYVPASGFPKESDMCVTTIGTIKLMLPDQVGSDGVLVKNLYLSCDPSQRSRMTKYEPSTHFVSFQPGLPIRGYGVAEILVCGHPNFEKGDLVWGITGWEEYSVLTKPAADTLTKIQHTDVPLSYYTGILGMPGMTAYIGFYEICSPKKGQYVFISAASGAVGQLVGQSAKLQGCYVVGSAGSKEKVDLLKNKFGFDDGFNYKEEPDLNAALKRTWFDGLSENWENVGGKMLDAVLLNMRIGDRIAMCGMISRYNLGQAEGVHNLIYLVAKRVRMEGFLVPDYYHLYLKFLELVLPYINEGKIVDVEDKAQGLESGPAALVELFTGRNVGKQVVVVALE
- the LOC122295158 gene encoding 2-alkenal reductase (NADP(+)-dependent)-like isoform X2; translated protein: MAIVGGSEEATVVVRNKQVILREYVPASGFPKESDMCVTTIGTIKLMLPDQVGSDGVLVKNLYLSCDPSQRSRMTKYEPSTHFVSFQPGLPIRGYGVAEILVCGHPNFEKGDLVWGITGWEEYSVLTKPAADTLTKIQHTDVPLSYYTGILGMPGMTAYIGFYEICSPKKGQYVFISAASGAVGQLVGQSAKLQGCYVVGSAGSKEKVDLLKNKFGFDDGFNYKEEPDLNAALKRSVADGLSENWENVGGKMLDAVLLNMRIGDRIAMCGMISRYNLGQAEGVHNLIYLVAKRVRMEGFLVPDYYHLYLKFLELVLPYINEGKIVDVEDKAQGLESGPAALVELFTGRNVGKQVVVVALE
- the LOC122295158 gene encoding 2-alkenal reductase (NADP(+)-dependent)-like isoform X3, which codes for MAIVGGSEEATVVVRNKQVILREYVPASGFPKESDMCVTTIGTIKLMLPDQVGSDGVLVKNLYLSCDPSQRSRMTKYEPSTHFVSFQPGLPIRGYGVAEILVCGHPNFEKGDLVWGITGWEEYSVLTKPAADTLTKIQHTDVPLSYYTGILGMPGMTAYIGFYEICSPKKGQYVFISAASGAVGQLVGQSAKLQGCYVVGSAGSKEKVDLLKNKFGFDDGFNYKEEPDLNAALKRSVAVGLSENWENVGGKMLDAVLLNMRIGDRIAMCGMISRYNLGQAEGVHNLIYLVAKRVRMEGFLVPDYYHLYLKFLELVLPYINEGKIVDVEDKAQGLESGPAALVELFTGRNVGKQVVVVALE